TAGTAGTCGCCGGTGAGGCTGTCGCGGCGCACGAAGGCTTCTTCGTAGTTGAGCAGCAAGGCTTCGTGGGCGGTGAAGAAGCTGGTTTCGCGCAATTGCGGCGCGCTGTCCAGGCCGCAGGCGCGCATGAACGCCAGGGTTTCGTCGATGCGGTTGGCCAGTTGCTGGTACTTGTCGGCCAGGGCTGAGTTGGCGATGAAGTCCAGGTTCCACTTGTGCACCTGGTGCAGGTCGGCGAAGCCGCCCTGGGCGAAGGCGCGCAACAGGTTGAGGCTGGCGGTGGCCTGGTGGTAGGCCTGCAGCAGGCGCTCGGGGTCGGGCACGCGGCTGGCGGCGTCGAAGCCGATGCCGTTGACGATGTCACCACGGTAGGCGGGCAGGGTGATATCGCCGATGGTTTCGTCGTTGGCCGAGCGCGGCTTGGCGAACTGGCCGGCCATGCGCCCGACCTTGACCACCGGGCAGCCGGCGGCGAAGGTCATGACGATGGCCATCTGCAGCAGCACCTTGAAGGTGTCGCGGATCTTCGCCGCGGAAAACTCGGCGAAGCTCTCGGCGCAGTCGCCGCCTTGCAGCAGGAAGGCCCGGCCCTGGGTGACCTCGGCGAACTGCCGGCGCAGCTCGCGGGCTTCGCCGGCGAATACCAGCGGCGGATAGCCGGCCAGGGTCTGCTCGACCTTGAGCAGGTGCGCGGCGTCGGGGTAGGTCGGTTGCTGCTGGATCGGCAGGGCGCGCCAGCTGTCAGGGCTCCAGGGTCGGGTCATCACGGGCTCTATCTATAGTGTCGGTTCGGGCGTGCCTGCCATGGTAACGCTGGCGACGTGCTTGTTGCACCACCGGCATTGACGGACAATGCGCGTTTTGCGCGGGCAGGTGGCGGGATGGCGACGGAGCGGGAAGAGCGGCTGCTGGCACGGGTCGAGGATGCCTTTGGCGTCATCAGCGTGTACGAGGTGGAGGACTATCGCTTCCTCGAGTTCGGCGACGCCATCGAGCAGAGCTGCACCTTCACCGCCGACCCCAGCTGGCTGGAGTACGACTATACCCGCGCCATGCTGGTCGGCGCGCTGTGCCATGCGCAGCCGGAGAGCGCGTTGTTCCTGGGCCTTGGCGCCGGCACCCTGACCCAGGCGTGCCTGAAGTTCCTGGCGTTGGAGGACGTCGAGGCCATCGAGCTGCGCCCGGATGTGCCGCGCCTGGCCATGGAGTTCATGGGCCTGGACGACGACCCTCGGCTGTACGTGCGGGTGGGCGATGCCCTGGAACTGCTGCCCACGGCCGAGAAGGCCGATTTGCTGTTCGTCGACCTGTATACCGACCATGGCCCTGGGGTCGGGCACCTGGCCTGGGGGTTCCTGGAGCGCTGCCAGCAGCAGCTCAACCCCGGTGGCTGGCTGGTGATCAACCAGTGGGCCGGCGACGATGGCCGGCCGCTGGGGGCGGCGTTGCTGCGAGGCCTGTATCACCGGCATTACTGGGAGTTGCCGGTGAAGGAGGGCAATGTGATCCTGCTGGTGCCGGCGGACCTGGAGCAGACGCTGGATATCGATGCCGTGCGGGCGCGGGCCGCAGCGCTGGCGCCGCAGTTGGGGTATTCGCTGGAGTACCTGATCAAGGCCATCCGCCCGGCGACCTGATGAGCCGGCGGCTGACGCAGCCCTGTAGGCGCGGCCTTGTGTCGCGAAAGGGCCGCAAGGCGGCCCCGGCGATCTTGAGGTGGGCACGCATCCCGGGGCCGCCTTGCGGCCCTTTCGCGACACAAGGCCGCTCCTATAGGGAAACGATTCAGCCTGGATCCAATATGGGGCTGCATTCTATAAATATTTCTCACGGTTCATGGCGAATTCGGGTATAGTACGCGCCGGTCTTTTAGCGGACCTCAAAATCAGGTGGTGCAAATCCTCCGAATCCAGCTTCGGCTGCATGTCCGCTAGGCGGACCCTCTCACACGTTTCTTTTTCAATCGTTTTCGCAAATCCCCGCCGCCAAAGCTGCCTGGGTGACCTTCGGGTCTTTCAAGGCATGTGCAGCTTTGGAGCATGGGTCTTTGCGGATGCACCTAGAGGCAGACCCATGACCCAGGAAACCGGCGGATTCGCCGCTCTCGATCTCAACCCGAATATCGTTGCTGCCGTCCTGGCTACCGGCTATGAAGAGCCGTCGGCCATCCAGCAACAGTCGATCCCGATCATCCTCGCCGGTCACGACATGATCGGCCAGGCGCAGACTGGCACCGGCAAGACCGCTGCCTTCGCCCTGCCGATCCTCAACAAGATCGACGTGAGCAAGCGCGAACCGCAAGCCCTGATCCTGGCGCCAACCCGTGAGTTGGCGCTGCAAGTAGCCACCGCATTCGAAACCTACGCCAAGCAGATGCCCGGCGTGAACGTGGTGGCTGTGTACGGTGGTGCCCCGATGGGCCCACAGCTGCGTGCCATTCGCAATGGCGCACAGATCGTCGTCGCTACCCCGGGCCGCCTGTGCGACCACCTGCGCCGTGACGAAAAAGTCCTGTCCACCGTTCAGTACCTGGTACTCGACGAAGCGGACGAAATGCTCAAGCTCGGCTTCATGGACGACCTGGAAGTCATCTTCAAGGCCATCCCCGAGTCGCGCCAGACCGTGCTGTTCTCCGCCACCCTGCCGTCGTCGATCCGTTCGATCGCCGAGCGTCACCTGCGCGAGCCCAAGCACGTCAAGATCCAGAGCAAGACCCAGACCGTCACCGCGATCGACCAGGCTCACCTGATGGTCCACGCCGACCAGAAGATCCCGGCCGTGCTGCGCCTGCTGGAAGTCGAAGAGTTCGACGCGCTGATCGCCTTCGTGCGTACCAAGCAAGCCACCCTGGACCTGGCCGCTGCCCTGGAAGCCAAGGGCTACAAGGCTGCCGCGCTGAATGGCGACATCGCCCAGAACCAGCGTGAGCGGGTGATCGACTCGCTCAAGGATGGCCGCCTGGACATCGTCGTCGCCACCGACGTCGCTGCCCGTGGCCTGGACGTGCCGCGTATTACCCACGTGTTCAACGTCGACATGCCGTACGATCCAGAGTCCTACGTGCACCGTATCGGCCGTACTGGCCGTGCCGGTCGCGAAGGCCGTGCACTGCTGCTGGTCACCCCGCGTGAGCGCCGCATGCTGCAGGTCATCGAGCGTGTGACTGGGCAGAAGGTCGCCGAAGCCCGCCTGCCGAACGCCCAGGCCGTGCTGGACGCGCGCATCAAGAAGCTGACCAACAGCCTGGCGCCGCTGGTGGCCGACGCAGAGGCCAGCCATGGCGATCTGCTCGACCGTCTGACCGAAGCCCTGGGTTGCAGCCCGCGCGCCCTGGCCTCGGCCCTGCTGCGCAAGGCCACCAACGGCCAGGCGCTGGACTTGGCCTCGGTTGAGCGTGAGCAGCCGCTGGTGCCGACCTACACCCCGCGTGAGCGTGGCGAGCGTACCGAGCGCGCCGAGCGTCCAGACCGTGGTGATCGCGAGCGTCGTGCGCCGATGCCGCTGGCCGAAGGCCGCGTGCGTTGCCGTACCGCCCTGGGTGCCCGTGACGGCATCGCGGCCAAGAACCTGCTGGGGGCGATCCTCAACGAAGGTGGCCTGGCCCGTGACGCCATCGGTCGCATTCAGGTGCGCGACAGCTTCAGCCTGATCGAGCTGCCGGAAGAAGGCCTGGAGCGTCTGCTGTCCAAGCTCAAGGACACCCGCGTGGCCGGCAAGCAGCTCAAGCTGCGCCGCTACCGCGAGGACTGATCCTTACGCGGCAACGAAAAATCCCCGGCCTTGGTCGGGGATTTTTTTTGTCTGCCTATCTACCGGCCATGCTCCCCGCCTATAGGAGCGGCCTTGCCGAGGCGTCGGACCGGTCGGAAAGGGGTGCAACGCGCCCCCGGCAATCTTCAGTCGAACCGATAGATATCCATCCCCAGCGCCCCCAGGGTAAACCCCTGGTGCGCGATCCCAAACCGCTCACCCGCCCCCATGGCGAAGTACAGCGGCAACAGGTGCTCGTCACTGGGGTGGTTGCGCGCGGCGAACGGTGCCTGCCGGCGATAGTCCAGCAGCGCTTGCTCGTCCCCCGCCTTTAGCCGCTCCACCACCCAGTCGCGAAACGCCAGCGCCCAGGGTTCGGCCGCATCCGGCCCGGCATGCCAGTCCAGCTCGCCCAGGTTGTGGGTGATGCTGCCCGAGCCGACCAGCAGGATGCCGTCCTCGCGCAGCGCCGACAGCGCCTGGCCAACCTCCAATTGCAGGGCAGGGCCCGCCTGGCTGGGCAGCGACACCTGGACGACCGGGATATCGGCCGCTGGATACATCAGCGATAGCGGTACCCAGGCGCCGTGGTCGAATGGCCGCAGCGCATCCAGCCGCGCGCCCAGGCGTTCGGCGACCCGCCGGGCCAGTTCTGGCGCGCCGGGCGCCGGGTAGTGCACGGCGTACAGGGCCGGTGGAAAACCATGGAAGTCGTGCCAGGTCTGCGGCTGCGGATTGCTCATCACCAGTAGCTCGCGACTCTCCCAGTGCGCCGACACCACCACGATCGCTTTCGGGCGCGACAGGGCGCGGGCCAGCTCGGCCAGGGCCGGGCCACTGGCGCCAGGTTGCAGGGCGAGCATGGGGGAGCCGTGGGAAATGAACAGGCTGGGCAGCATGGTGGGATCCTGAGCGGTAAGATGCTTCATCTTCGGTCAGGCAACGATCGAGATCCAATATAAGTTTTCACAGGCTTTTATCGAAAAACCAGGAGGAAGCATGGAGCCAGCGTTCTGGCACAAACGGTGGGCGGACAACCAGATCGGCTTTCACCAACCTCAGGTGAACCCATATCTGCAGGCGCATTGGCCGGCATTGGGGCTCGCCCCCGGCGCGCGGGTACTGGTGCCTTTGTGCGGCAAGAGCCTGGACATGCTCTGGTTGGCCGCGCAGGGGTATCGGGTGTTGGGGGTGGAGCTGTCGCGGCGCGCGGTAGCGGATTTCTTCAACGAGCATGGCTTGCAGGTGCAACTGGCGCAGCACGGGGCGTTCGAGATCTGGCGCAGCGATGAGCTGGAGATCTGCTGCGGGGATGTATTCGCCTTGGGTGCCGAGGACCTTGCCGATTGCGCCGGGGTCTACGACCGCGCGGCCTTGATTGCGCTGCCGGCTGGGATGCGCGAGCGGTACATGACGTTGCTGGGCGAGAAATTGCCGATGGCCTGTCGCGGGCTGCTGGTGACTCTGGATTACGACCAGGCATTGATCGACGGGCCGCCGTTTTCGGTGGCGGATGCCGAAGTGCGAGCAGGCTTTGCCGGATGGCAGGTCGACGAGGTCGAAGGGCGGGAAATTCTCGATCAGAGCCCGAAGTTTCTGCAAGCAGGCGTTGAAAGCCTGGTTGAGCGCGTCTATCGGCTACGGCGCTGAGCTGGCTTCGACCCTGTAGGAGCCGGCTTGTCGGCGAACACCGGCATGGCCGGTGCCATCCTCCGCGGCGCCTGGTTCGCCAGCAAGCTGGCTCCTACAGGTATTGCAGGCCGGGCGAAAAAAAGGGCGACCGAAGTCGCCCTTTCCTGTTGCTGCCTGGATCAGCCGCGGCGACGCAGCGCGTCGATGCGGTCTTCCAGCGGCGGGTGGCTCATCAGCAGGCCGGCCAGGCCGTGCTTGAGGCCGCCATTGATACCGAAGGCCTTCATGGTGTCGGGCATGTGCACCGGCAGGCCTTGCTCCGAGCGCAGGCGCTGCAGGGCGCCGATCATCGCGTTGGTGCCGGCCAGGTGGGCGCCGGCTTCGTCGGCGCGGAACTCGCGGCGGCGCGAGTACCACATGACGATGATGCTGGCGAGGATGCCCAGGACCAGCTCGGCGACGATGGTCGCGACGAAATAGGCGATGCCGTGGCCTTCTTCGTTCTTGAAGATCACCCGGTCGACGAAGTTGCCGATGATGCGGGCGAAGAACATCACGAAGGTGTTCACCACGCCTTGCACCAGGGCCATGGTGACCATGTCGCCGTTGGCCACGTGGCCGATCTCGTGGGCCAGCACCGCGCGCACCTCGTCGGGCGAGAAGCGCTCGAGCAGGCCCTGGGACACGGCCACCAGGGCGTCGTTGCGGTTCCAGCCGGTGGCGAAGGCGTTGGCCTCGTAGGCCGGGAAGATACCCACCTCGGGCATCTTGATGCCGGCTTCGCGGGACAGCTCCTCGACGGTCTGCAGCAGCCACTGCTCGTGACGGGTGCGGGGCTGGCTGATGATCTGGGTGCCAGTGGTCATCTTCGCCATCCACTTGGAGATGAACAGCGAGACCAGCGAACCCGCAAAACCGAACACGGCGCAGAAGACCAGCAGCTGGCTGAGGTTGAGGTCAACCCCGTTGGCTGCCATGAACCCGTTGAAGCCGAACAGGCTCAGGGTAATGCTTGCAACCAGCACCACCGCGAGGTTGGTGGCTACAAACAACAGAATGCGCATCATGGTTGTTACGTTCTCCTGACGGATGAGTTCGTTGCGTACTGCGGGGTATATAAGGGGGAGACCACGCCGATTCAACCGGGCGACTATTTCAAACTGTGTACGCGGGGAAGTATGGCAGAGGATGGCGCAGGGGCTGTGGGGCAGAGCGTTGCAGGATGTAAAGGTGCCGTTGGGTGTTCGGCGTAGGAGCCTTGTCGGCGAACATCGGCGTCACCGGTAACCTGCACCGTGGCGCCTGGTTCGCCAGCAAGGCTGGCTCCTACGGGTTTGAGGCAGGTGACGAGCGTTGTAGGAGCCGGCCTTGCCGGCGAACACCGGCCCACCCACACCGTGTCGTCTGCTTCGCCAGCAAGGCTCCTACGGTTGGCCCTGGCGCTTACTGCGAATAGGTGCGCAGGAAGTTGCCGATCCGGCCAATGGCCTGTTCCAGGTCATCCACCCGCGGCAGGGTGACCACGCGGAAGTGGTCCGGCCATGGCCAGTTGAACGCCGTGCCCTGGACGATCAGCAGTTTCTCCGACAGCAGCAGGTCGAGGGCGAACTTCTCGTCGTTGAGGATCGGGCAGACCTTCGGGTCGATGCGCGGGAAGGCATACAGCGCGCCCATCGGCTTCACGCAGCTGACCCCGGGGATGTCGTTGAGCAGCTCGTAGGTGCGGTTGCGCTGCTCCAGCAGGCGGCCCGGCGGCAGCACCAGGTCGTTGATGCTCTGGTAGCCGCCCAGCGCGGTCTGGATCGCGTGCTGGGCCGGCACGTTGGCGCACAGGCGCATGTTGGCCAGCATGTCGATGCCTTCGATGTAGCTCTGGGCGTGGTGCTTGGGCCCGGAGATGATCAGCCAGCCGGAGCGGAAGCCGGCCACCCGGTACGACTTGGACAGGCCGTTGAAGGTCAGGCACAGCAGGTCCGGAGCCAGCGACGCGGTGCTGATGTGCACGGCCTCGTCGTAGAGGATCTTGTCGTAGATCTCGTCGGAGAACACCACCAGGTTGTGCTGGCGCGCCAGTTCCAGCATGCCTTGCAGCAGCTCGCGGGAGTACACCGCGCCGGTCGGGTTGTTCGGGTTGATGATCACCAGGGCCTTGGTGTTCGGGGTGATCTTGGCCTTGATGTCGTCAAGGTCGGGGAACCAGTCGGCCTGCTCGTCGCACAGATAGTGCACCGGCTTGCCGCCGGCCAGGCTCACCGCGGCCGTCCACAGCGGGTAGTCGGGCGCCGGGATCAGCACTTCGTCGCCGTTGTTTAGCAACGCCTGCATCGACATCACGATCAGCTCGGACACGCCGTTGCCCAGGTAGATGTCCTCGATGGTGACGCCTTCGATTTCCTTTTGCTGGCAGTACTGCATCACTGCCTTGCGCGCGCTGAACAGGCCCTTGGAGTCGCTGTAGCCCTGGGCGGTCGGCAGGTTGCGGATGACGTCCTGGAGGATCTCGTCCGGCGCCTCGAAACCAAACGGCGCCGGGTTGCCGATATTCAGCTTGAGGATGCGGTGGCCTTCCTCCTCCAGGCGTTTGGCGTGCTTGAGCACGGGGCCGCGAATGTCATAGCAGACATTGGCGAGCTTGTTCGATTTGCTGAACTGCATGATGAGATCCCGAGTGAGAATACGCGCCGCCCTCTATCGAAAGGTTTGAAAGGGCGGGAAGCGGGTGCCAGACTTGCTGCCTTGCACACGAAGCCAACTAATATACGTGCCACCCGCGCCAGGGAAAAGCCAGCGCGAGGTGAAATTCAGCCTGCCGAGGTCCCATCATGCAAAAGTTCGAGAAAACCCTGGACGAATGGCGCGCCATGCTCGACCCGGCCCAGTACCAGGTGTGCCGGCTCAAGGGCACCGAGCGGCCGTTCAGCGGCAAGTACAACAGCGAGCGCCGCGACGGCATCTACCATTGCATCTGCTGCAACCTGGCGCTGTTCGACGCCAAGGCCAAGTTCGATTCCGGCTGCGGCTGGCCGAGTTTCTACGAGCCCATCGAGGCCGCCGCGATGATCGAGATCCGCGACACCTCCCACGGCATGATCCGCACTGAAGTCACCTGCGCCCAGTGCGACGCCCACCTCGGCCATGTGTTCCCCGACGGCCCGCCGCCGACCGGGCTGCGCTACTGCATCAACTCGGTGTGCCTGGATCTCAAACCCCGCGACTGACGGAGCGCCAACCATGGCCGATGCACTGCTGGACATCCCCTGTGTCACCCTGGGCGGCGAGCACAAGAAGCTCGGCGATTTCCCCGGCAAGGCGCTGCTGGTGGTCAACACCGCCAGCCAGTGCGGCTTCACTCCCCAGTACAAGGGCCTGGAGCGCCTGTGGCAGGCCTACCGCGAGCAGGGCCTGGTGGTGCTGGGCTTCCCCTGCAACCAGTTCGGCAAGCAGGAGCCGGGCGATGCCCGCGAGATTGCGCAGTTCTGCGAGGCCAATTTCGGCGTGAGCTTCCCGCTGTTTCGCAAGGTCGAGGTCAATGGCCCCGGCGCTCATCCGCTGTTCGCCGAGCTCAAGCGTCGGGCCCCGGGGCTGCTGGGCACGCAGAAGATCAAGTGGAACTTCACCAAGTTCCTGGTCGACCCGGCCAGCGGCCAGGTCACTCGCTTCGCCCCGACCACCAAGCCAGAAGCGCTGAAGTCGGCGATCGAGCCTCTGCTCAGCCGCTGAGCGGCACCCAGTGGTCGATCAGCGCCAGTAGCTCCTCGCGGCGAAACGGCTTGGCCAGGTAGTCGTTCATGCCCGCGGCGCGGCAGCGTTCGCGCTCCTCGGGCATGGCATTGGCGGTCAACGCGACGATCGGCAGCTCTGGCCAGCGCCCGCCCTGGCGGATGCGCCGGCTGGCCTCGTAGCCGTCCATCACCGGCATGTTGCAGTCCATCAGCACCAGGTCGAAATCCTCCTCTTCCAGGCGCTCCAGGGCCTCGCCGCCATGGGCGGCGACCTGCACCTGGCAGCCGAGCTTGCCGAGCATGCCCTTGGCCACCAGCTGGTTCACCGGGTTGTCTTCCACCAGCAGCACCCGCGCGCGGCGCTCCAGGGTCGCCGGCACCTCGTGGGGCAGGGGCGCGCTGGGCTCGCCCAGCAGGGTGCGGCGCAGCGTCTGGTACAGGGCGTTGCGCGCCAGGGGCCGGGCCAGCTGGTGCAGCGGCGCCAGTTGCGTGGCCTGCTCGCTGGGCAGGAAGTTGCCGTAGGCGGTCACCAGCAGGATTGGCGCTTGGATGGTCGGACGCAGGTCGAGCACATGGTCGAGGTCGTCGGTGATCAGCAGGTCGACCGTGCTGCCGGCCAGTTCGGCGGCCTTGTCATGCCGGGCGTAGTCCAGTCCCCAGCGCGGCAGCAATTGCCCGAGCAGTTCGGCCAGGCCGCTGCCGGCGTTGCCCAGGGCCACCACGCGCCCGGTCAGCGGCGCTGGCGGGATGGCCTCGGTGTGGGCGGGCAGGGGCAGGTCGGCGCTGAAGCGGCTGCCAAAACCGGTTTCGGAATGGATGGTCAGGTGGCCCTGCATGGCCTTGCACAGGTTGCGCGTCAGGGCCAGGCCCAGGCCGGTGCCGCCGTATTGGCGGGTGATGCCGGCGCCGGCCTGGGTGAAGGGCTGGAAGATGCGCGCCTGGGCCTCTTCGGGGATGCCGATGCCCGTGTCGCAGACCTGCAGGCGCACGCCGCCGACAATGCACGACAGGCGCAGGTCGACGCGGCCGAAGCGGGTGAACTTGAGGGCGTTGGACAGCAGGTTGCTGACGATCTGGCGGACCCGCGTCGGGTCGCCGAGCACCGTGCTGGGGAAGTCCGGGGCGATCAGGCAGGTCAGCTCGACGCTGGGCGCGGCATTTTGCGACAGCAGGTTGGCGGTGTCCTCGACCATCGCCCCGAGGTCGAAGGCAATGCGCTCGAGCTCCAGTTGCCCGGCGTCGAACTTGGACAGGTCGAGGATATCGTTGAGCAACTCCACCAGCACCTTGCCCGAGTCGTGGGCGATCGACAGCTGCTGGCGCTGTTCGGCGGCCAGGCCGCTGTCCAGGGCCAGGGCGATCATGCCGAGCATGCCGTTGAGCGGGGTGCGGATCTCGTGGCTCATGTTGGCCAGGAATGCCGCGCGGGCCTGGGCCATGTCCAGGGCGCGCTGGCGGGCCTCGTCCAGTTCCTGGTTGGACAGGCTCAGGCGGCTGTTGCTGGCCTTGAGTTCGTCGGTGCGCGCCGAGACGATGTCTTCCAGCTCGTTGAGGTACTGGGTCAGGCGGTTCTCGGCGCTGCGCCGTTGCTGGATCTCGGTGGCCATGCTGACGAACTGTTGGTTGGCGACCCGCACCAGCACGCCGATCTCGTCGTTCTCGTGGCCCTTGGGGCAGTCGACGCGGGTGTGCCGCGGGGTGCGCGCGTCGTTGCCGCTGAGCGCGCCAATCACCGTGACCAGGGGTTTGGTCAGCATCAGGTAGAACAGCCCCAGGAGGATGCCGGTGAGCACCAGGCTGCGGGCAAAACCGTTGACCAGGGTGACCCCGGCGCGGTCGAGAAAGCGCCCGCCGAAGGCATAGGTGTCGACGTCCAGGTACAGGGTGCCGAGGTATTCCTTGGGCATGTGGGCGAGGAACAGGCGGTCGCGGAACTGGCGCTGCTCGCCGAACAGGAAGTCCGACAGCGGCCGGTAGCGGCTTTCCAGGCGTGGCCGCTGGACATCGGCCAGCACCGTGTCGTTGTTGTCGATCAGTTGCGCGCGGATCACCGCCGGCGATTGCAGCAGGCCGCCGGTGAGCTCCTGGGCGAGCTCGGTGTCGATGTTGTAGGCGATGCGCGAGGCCGTGTCGTGGCTGATCTTCATCAACGCCTGAATTTCACGGTTGATGGACGCGTCTTCGCTGGCATAATCGATGCCGATCTGGATGAGACTGAGCAATGTTCCCAGGATGAAGCCGACCAGGACTGTCAACCGGGCTTGCTTGTATGACAGGCGATTGGTGAACTTGATATCCATGGGTCCCAAGCCGGTTACTTGCTCCGTGCGCTGCGCAAGCATAGCCGATCAGCCCTGGCTGCTGGCGGGTCTGTCTGTTCATTTCAGTTGAGCATGAATCAAGGGGCGCTGCGCGCGCCCAGACAAACCACTAGGAGTCGTCATGGACGCCCGACTTATCGCTTTTCTCGACCGCGCCGAATCCGTGCTTGCGCGTCTCGAACCCCTGTTGCCCGCGCAACGCCCGAACATCGACTGGGGCCATACCCTGGCCGCCCGCTGGCAGCGCGATGGCCGCAGTGGCTACCTGATGCCGCTGGAGGTCAGCCTGGATATTCGCCTGTCCGACCTGATCGGCGTCGACCAGCAGCGCGACCAACTGGGCCGCAACACCCACCAGTTCATCAATGGCCTGCCGGCCAACCACGCCTTGCTGTGGGGCTCGCGTGGCACCGGCAAGTCGTCGCTGGTGCGCGCGCTGCTGGCCGAACACGCAGGCCAGGGCCTGCGCCTGATCGAGATCGAGCGCGACCACCTGGCCGACCTGCCGCGGGTGGTCGAGCAGCTGCAAAAGCTCGAGCAGCGTTTCATCCTGTTTTGCGACGACTTGTCGTTCGAGGCCGGGGAGGGCGACTACCGGGTGCTCAAGAGCGTGCTCGACGGCTCGCTGGAGCAGGCCCCGGACAACGTGCTGCTGTATGCCACCTCCAACCGTCGCCACCTGGTGCCGGAGAAACAGAGCGACAACGAAAACTGGAAGATGGTCGACGGCGAGCTGCACCCCAACGAGGCGGTGGAGGACAAGATCGCCCTGTCCGACCGCTTCGGCCTGTGGCTGTCGTTCTATCCGTTCTCCCAGGAGCACTTCCTCAACGTGGTCGAGCACTGGATCGGCCAACTGGCGCGCCCGGCCGGGCTGCGCTGGCAGCGTGACGAGGCGCTGGACATCCTCGCCGTGCGCTGGGCGACCGGCCGCGGTAACCGTAATGGCCGTTGTGCCTATCAGTTCGCCCGCTATTGGGTCGGGCTGCAATTGCTGGAGCAGAAATAAATGATCGACCTCAATGCCAGTGGCCAGGGCCTCGATGGCTACGACCTGCTGGCTGCGCAAGTGCGGGCGCTGTTTGCCGACGAGCGCGACTTCATCGCCAATGCCGCGCAGTTCTCGGCGTTGCTGTTCAGCCAGGTCGAGGACCTGAACTGGGCGGGGTTCTACCTCAATCGCAACGAGGAGCTGGTGCTCGGCCCGTTCCAGGGCCAGGTGGCATGTGTGCGCATTCCGTTCGGCCGGGGCGTGTGCGGTGCCGCGGCGGCCACCCGGCAAACCCAGCGGGTCGAGGATGTGCATGCCTTCCCCGGGCACATCGCTTGCGACAGCGCGTCCAACAGCGAACTGGTGATCCCGCTGGTGAAGGCCGGCAGGCTGATTGGCGTGCTTGATCTGGACAGCCCGAAACTGGCGCGTTTCAGCGAGGTCGACCAGGCCGGGCTGGAGCGGTTGGTCGAGGTGTTCCTCGCGTTGAGCGACTGCTGAAAATGAAGAAGGGGCCTGCAAAGGCCCCTTTCTTTTCGTTTGCTCCTGTTCGCCGGCTTGCCGGCGAACAGGCCTTGGCCTGGATCGATCAATCGTAGATGACCTTCTTCTTCCAGGTCTCGTCCTCGTCGGTCTTCAAACCCTGGGTCAGCGCGTTCTGGTCGTTCTCCGCCGGCTCCATCTGGTCCAGCACCTGGGCGTTGGCGCGATTCAGCAGTTTCTCCAGGTAAGTCAGCTGCTCTTCATACTGCTTGGGCTCGGGCTGCTTGCGCAGGTATTGCACGCCCCGCTCGAAGGCCAGGCGTGCCTGGCCCGGCTGGTTCTGCTGCAGGGCCTGCTGGCCCAGGTTGTTGAAGAACTCGATGTGCAGCAGCACCAGGATATGGCGGATCTCCTTGACCCAGTACTTGCCTTCGTTGGTGGCCAGGAAGCCTTCC
The window above is part of the Pseudomonas muyukensis genome. Proteins encoded here:
- a CDS encoding class II 3-deoxy-7-phosphoheptulonate synthase, with amino-acid sequence MTRPWSPDSWRALPIQQQPTYPDAAHLLKVEQTLAGYPPLVFAGEARELRRQFAEVTQGRAFLLQGGDCAESFAEFSAAKIRDTFKVLLQMAIVMTFAAGCPVVKVGRMAGQFAKPRSANDETIGDITLPAYRGDIVNGIGFDAASRVPDPERLLQAYHQATASLNLLRAFAQGGFADLHQVHKWNLDFIANSALADKYQQLANRIDETLAFMRACGLDSAPQLRETSFFTAHEALLLNYEEAFVRRDSLTGDYYDCSAHMLWIGDRTRQLDGAHVEFLRGVHNPIGVKVGPSMDPEALIRLIDVLNPDNDPGRLNLIVRMGASKVGEHLPGLIRTVEREGRQVLWSSDPMHGNTIKASSGYKTRDFAQILDEVKQFFQVHQAEGSHAGGIHIEMTGQNVTECIGGARPITEDGLSDRYHTHCDPRMNADQSLELAFLIAETLKQVRR
- a CDS encoding spermidine synthase, whose product is MATEREERLLARVEDAFGVISVYEVEDYRFLEFGDAIEQSCTFTADPSWLEYDYTRAMLVGALCHAQPESALFLGLGAGTLTQACLKFLALEDVEAIELRPDVPRLAMEFMGLDDDPRLYVRVGDALELLPTAEKADLLFVDLYTDHGPGVGHLAWGFLERCQQQLNPGGWLVINQWAGDDGRPLGAALLRGLYHRHYWELPVKEGNVILLVPADLEQTLDIDAVRARAAALAPQLGYSLEYLIKAIRPAT
- a CDS encoding DODA-type extradiol aromatic ring-opening family dioxygenase, whose product is MLPSLFISHGSPMLALQPGASGPALAELARALSRPKAIVVVSAHWESRELLVMSNPQPQTWHDFHGFPPALYAVHYPAPGAPELARRVAERLGARLDALRPFDHGAWVPLSLMYPAADIPVVQVSLPSQAGPALQLEVGQALSALREDGILLVGSGSITHNLGELDWHAGPDAAEPWALAFRDWVVERLKAGDEQALLDYRRQAPFAARNHPSDEHLLPLYFAMGAGERFGIAHQGFTLGALGMDIYRFD
- a CDS encoding thiopurine S-methyltransferase, coding for MEPAFWHKRWADNQIGFHQPQVNPYLQAHWPALGLAPGARVLVPLCGKSLDMLWLAAQGYRVLGVELSRRAVADFFNEHGLQVQLAQHGAFEIWRSDELEICCGDVFALGAEDLADCAGVYDRAALIALPAGMRERYMTLLGEKLPMACRGLLVTLDYDQALIDGPPFSVADAEVRAGFAGWQVDEVEGREILDQSPKFLQAGVESLVERVYRLRR
- the htpX gene encoding protease HtpX is translated as MMRILLFVATNLAVVLVASITLSLFGFNGFMAANGVDLNLSQLLVFCAVFGFAGSLVSLFISKWMAKMTTGTQIISQPRTRHEQWLLQTVEELSREAGIKMPEVGIFPAYEANAFATGWNRNDALVAVSQGLLERFSPDEVRAVLAHEIGHVANGDMVTMALVQGVVNTFVMFFARIIGNFVDRVIFKNEEGHGIAYFVATIVAELVLGILASIIVMWYSRRREFRADEAGAHLAGTNAMIGALQRLRSEQGLPVHMPDTMKAFGINGGLKHGLAGLLMSHPPLEDRIDALRRRG
- a CDS encoding pyridoxal phosphate-dependent aminotransferase, whose product is MQFSKSNKLANVCYDIRGPVLKHAKRLEEEGHRILKLNIGNPAPFGFEAPDEILQDVIRNLPTAQGYSDSKGLFSARKAVMQYCQQKEIEGVTIEDIYLGNGVSELIVMSMQALLNNGDEVLIPAPDYPLWTAAVSLAGGKPVHYLCDEQADWFPDLDDIKAKITPNTKALVIINPNNPTGAVYSRELLQGMLELARQHNLVVFSDEIYDKILYDEAVHISTASLAPDLLCLTFNGLSKSYRVAGFRSGWLIISGPKHHAQSYIEGIDMLANMRLCANVPAQHAIQTALGGYQSINDLVLPPGRLLEQRNRTYELLNDIPGVSCVKPMGALYAFPRIDPKVCPILNDEKFALDLLLSEKLLIVQGTAFNWPWPDHFRVVTLPRVDDLEQAIGRIGNFLRTYSQ
- the msrB gene encoding peptide-methionine (R)-S-oxide reductase MsrB — translated: MQKFEKTLDEWRAMLDPAQYQVCRLKGTERPFSGKYNSERRDGIYHCICCNLALFDAKAKFDSGCGWPSFYEPIEAAAMIEIRDTSHGMIRTEVTCAQCDAHLGHVFPDGPPPTGLRYCINSVCLDLKPRD
- a CDS encoding glutathione peroxidase, which encodes MADALLDIPCVTLGGEHKKLGDFPGKALLVVNTASQCGFTPQYKGLERLWQAYREQGLVVLGFPCNQFGKQEPGDAREIAQFCEANFGVSFPLFRKVEVNGPGAHPLFAELKRRAPGLLGTQKIKWNFTKFLVDPASGQVTRFAPTTKPEALKSAIEPLLSR